From the genome of Campylobacter concisus, one region includes:
- a CDS encoding DUF488 domain-containing protein translates to MFKAYRIYDFIKDDSLDMKAAFVDRLYPRGIRKEIFSNFLWLKDITPSTTLREWFHEDREARFDEFCEEFELELDNETAQSCFKMLKKLEKEHGDIALLTASKDINLCHIVVLLKILNK, encoded by the coding sequence ATGTTTAAAGCTTATAGAATTTATGATTTTATCAAAGATGATAGTTTGGATATGAAGGCGGCTTTTGTTGATAGACTCTATCCAAGAGGCATAAGAAAAGAGATATTTTCAAATTTCCTTTGGTTAAAAGATATCACACCAAGCACTACTTTAAGAGAGTGGTTTCATGAAGATAGAGAAGCTAGATTTGATGAGTTTTGTGAGGAATTTGAGCTTGAGCTTGATAATGAAACAGCGCAATCTTGCTTTAAAATGCTAAAAAAACTAGAAAAAGAGCATGGCGATATAGCACTTCTAACAGCTAGCAAAGATATAAATCTTTGCCATATCGTTGTGTTATTAAAAATTTTAAATAAGTAG
- a CDS encoding ribose-phosphate pyrophosphokinase → MRGYKIFSGTANIELSKKISQYLSLPLSEASIKRFSDGEISVQIGESVRGKDVFVIQPTCAPTNTNLMELLILTDALRRSSASSITAIVPYFGYARQDRKAAPRVPITAKLVANMMQTAGIDRVVTMDLHAGQIQGFFDIPVDNLYGSIIFNDYVRAKNLPNPIVASPDVGGVARARALAKNLNLDMVIVDKRREKANESEVMNIIGDVNGKDVILVDDMIDTAGTIVKAAEIFKERGATSVMAFCTHPVLSGPAYDRLRLGFLDELVVTDTIPLAEELPCIKVLSAASLFGEVIRRVYHNESVNSLF, encoded by the coding sequence ATGAGAGGCTATAAAATTTTCTCAGGAACGGCTAATATTGAGCTTTCAAAGAAAATTTCGCAATATCTTTCACTTCCTCTTAGCGAGGCAAGTATAAAAAGATTTAGCGATGGAGAGATCAGCGTGCAAATCGGCGAGAGCGTGCGCGGAAAAGATGTTTTTGTCATTCAGCCAACATGTGCACCGACAAATACAAATTTAATGGAGCTACTTATTTTAACTGACGCTTTAAGACGTAGCAGTGCAAGCTCTATAACAGCGATTGTGCCGTATTTTGGCTACGCTAGACAAGATAGAAAAGCAGCTCCTAGAGTGCCGATCACTGCAAAACTAGTGGCAAACATGATGCAAACAGCAGGTATCGATAGAGTCGTCACTATGGATCTTCACGCAGGACAAATTCAAGGATTTTTTGATATTCCGGTTGATAACCTTTATGGAAGTATCATTTTTAATGACTACGTAAGAGCTAAAAATTTACCAAATCCAATCGTTGCAAGCCCTGATGTAGGCGGCGTTGCTCGTGCTAGAGCCTTAGCTAAAAATCTAAATCTTGACATGGTTATCGTAGATAAGCGCCGCGAAAAAGCAAACGAGAGCGAAGTGATGAATATAATCGGCGACGTAAATGGCAAAGATGTGATTTTAGTTGATGATATGATCGATACAGCTGGCACGATCGTAAAAGCAGCTGAAATTTTTAAAGAGCGTGGTGCAACTAGTGTTATGGCATTTTGTACGCATCCAGTCCTTAGTGGACCAGCTTATGATAGGCTAAGACTAGGCTTTTTAGATGAGCTAGTTGTTACTGATACGATACCTTTAGCAGAGGAGCTTCCTTGTATAAAAGTGTTAAGTGCAGCTTCTTTATTTGGCGAAGTGATACGCCGTGTATATCACAATGAAAGCGTAAATAGCTTATTTTAA